A section of the Campylobacter porcelli genome encodes:
- a CDS encoding sensor histidine kinase, translating to MLIVIFSVMLYHYIKITIFENVVQSLTLEAKNISARLDIFSLEYKNKNFDLIEIVPNDSNLTRAEFITTKDDNATYLTLYYPYQSHLLILTKDTSEYSLIVEQILVDILIINATAIFLILFYALFLSRMLLAPLRSFCLKLGELNERFLQEVETSELPIEFKPLDDGVNRLIGRILTFVQYQKELFIGVAHELKTPLSVMKTKNEVTLIKERDTQKYIETLKNNNEAINQMNKMISSILEIGRQEGAQFEQPVMTDMIAYINEIGNNFLILAKGDDKNIKMSLRPHSLRIMIQPTLFLHVLQNFVQNAIKFSPKGATIDINSTLINGEFIVKVIDEGIGIDESKDLFAPFKRYGNSSGAGLGLFLAKGAAQALGGNIELRNRTDRSGTIATFILPIRNNKYKK from the coding sequence ATGCTAATTGTCATATTTTCGGTAATGCTTTATCACTATATCAAGATTACAATTTTTGAAAATGTAGTTCAAAGCCTAACACTTGAGGCTAAAAATATTTCAGCAAGATTAGATATCTTTAGTCTAGAGTATAAAAATAAAAATTTTGATCTTATAGAGATTGTGCCTAATGATAGCAATCTAACTAGAGCTGAATTTATCACTACAAAAGATGATAATGCCACCTATCTTACTTTGTATTATCCATATCAAAGTCATCTTTTAATACTTACAAAAGATACTAGCGAGTATAGTTTGATTGTGGAGCAAATTTTGGTTGATATTTTGATTATTAATGCAACGGCGATATTCTTAATACTATTTTATGCTCTATTTTTATCTAGAATGCTACTTGCTCCACTCCGCTCTTTTTGCTTAAAGCTTGGAGAGTTAAATGAGAGATTTTTACAAGAGGTGGAGACTAGTGAATTGCCGATTGAATTTAAGCCTTTAGACGATGGGGTAAATAGGCTAATTGGCAGAATTTTGACATTTGTTCAGTATCAAAAAGAGCTTTTTATAGGAGTTGCGCATGAGCTTAAGACGCCACTTTCTGTGATGAAAACTAAAAATGAAGTTACGCTAATTAAAGAAAGAGACACTCAAAAATATATTGAAACGCTAAAAAATAATAATGAAGCCATCAATCAGATGAATAAGATGATTAGCTCTATTTTAGAAATTGGTAGGCAAGAGGGTGCACAGTTTGAGCAGCCGGTGATGACTGATATGATAGCTTATATTAATGAAATTGGCAATAACTTCTTGATTCTTGCAAAGGGCGATGATAAAAATATTAAGATGAGTTTAAGACCGCATAGTTTAAGGATAATGATTCAGCCTACTCTATTTTTACATGTATTGCAAAATTTTGTCCAAAATGCTATTAAATTCTCTCCAAAAGGAGCTACTATTGATATAAATTCTACGCTGATTAATGGGGAATTTATAGTTAAAGTGATTGATGAGGGCATAGGAATTGATGAGAGTAAGGATCTATTTGCGCCATTTAAGCGTTATGGCAATAGCAGTGGTGCTGGATTAGGGCTATTTCTAGCTAAGGGTGCTGCTCAGGCTCTTGGTGGTAATATAGAGCTTCGAAATCGCACAGATAGAAGTGGGACTATAGCTACATTTATCTTGCCAATTAGAAATAATAAGTATAAAAAATAA
- the hsrA gene encoding homeostatic response regulator transcription factor HsrA yields MRILIVEDETTLGKTIAEGLQEFGYQTDNSENFNDAEYFIGIRNYDLVLSDLMLPDGDGIDLINVIKQKSPRTSVVIISAKDDKESEIKAFKAGADDYIKKPFDFDILVARLEARLRFGGTNVIKIDDLTIDPDEEKITYQGTEIELKGKPFEVLTHLARHSDQIVSKEQLLDAIWEEPELVTPNVIEVAINQIRQKMDKPLNISTIETVRRRGYRFCFPKKA; encoded by the coding sequence ATGAGAATTTTGATAGTAGAAGATGAGACAACGCTAGGTAAAACTATAGCTGAAGGCTTACAGGAGTTTGGTTATCAAACAGATAATTCAGAAAATTTTAATGACGCAGAGTATTTCATCGGTATTCGCAATTACGATCTTGTGCTTAGTGATCTTATGCTTCCAGATGGAGATGGTATTGATTTAATCAATGTTATTAAACAAAAATCTCCACGCACATCTGTGGTGATCATCTCAGCAAAAGATGATAAAGAGAGTGAAATCAAAGCATTTAAAGCTGGCGCTGATGACTATATCAAAAAGCCTTTTGATTTTGATATTTTAGTTGCTAGATTAGAAGCAAGACTTCGCTTTGGCGGGACAAATGTGATTAAAATAGACGACCTTACCATAGATCCAGATGAGGAAAAGATCACATATCAAGGAACAGAGATCGAGCTTAAAGGAAAGCCATTTGAGGTATTAACTCATCTAGCTAGACATAGCGATCAAATTGTGAGTAAAGAGCAGCTTTTGGATGCTATTTGGGAGGAGCCAGAGCTTGTAACTCCAAATGTAATTGAGGTAGCAATAAATCAAATTCGCCAAAAAATGGATAAACCGCTAAATATTTCGACAATAGAAACAGTAAGACGCCGCGGATATAGATTTTGTTTTCCCAAAAAAGCTTAA
- a CDS encoding dihydroneopterin aldolase: protein MISVFVDELEFDTIIGLLDFERVSLQKICVSMEFQASEFVDYAVVCKITQEEFNHQKFYKVEDALEYFSTKFKDLYPTLKKFYMKISKINIISNAVVGAKIVKNY, encoded by the coding sequence TTGATTAGCGTTTTTGTTGATGAGCTTGAATTTGATACTATAATTGGTCTTTTGGATTTTGAAAGAGTAAGTTTACAAAAGATCTGCGTTAGTATGGAATTTCAAGCTAGTGAATTTGTGGATTATGCAGTTGTTTGTAAGATTACCCAAGAAGAGTTTAACCATCAAAAATTTTATAAGGTAGAAGATGCGCTTGAGTATTTTTCTACTAAATTTAAAGACCTTTATCCTACTTTAAAAAAATTTTATATGAAAATTTCAAAGATTAATATCATTTCAAATGCTGTAGTCGGAGCAAAAATAGTAAAGAATTATTAA
- the plsY gene encoding glycerol-3-phosphate 1-O-acyltransferase PlsY, producing the protein MNENLIAYLLAYLIGAVPFGLLFGLLFGGVNIKKSGSKSIGATNVLRVIKQDNPTLAKKLAILTIICDALKGILPILIGQFVFNLDISTLWAMGVLAVVGHCFSPYLMFEGGKGIATGAGVLAYFLPVELIIAVTVWFITGKVLKISSLASLFALLAMVVSSFILHYDMPHINTHAPVLIIAFVVVYKHLPNIKRLLSGAESKVI; encoded by the coding sequence ATGAATGAGAATTTAATAGCCTATTTATTGGCTTATTTAATTGGGGCGGTGCCTTTTGGACTGCTTTTTGGACTGCTTTTTGGTGGTGTAAATATCAAAAAAAGCGGTAGTAAGAGCATAGGCGCGACAAATGTTTTAAGAGTGATAAAGCAAGATAACCCAACTTTAGCTAAAAAGCTTGCTATTTTGACTATTATTTGTGATGCTCTAAAGGGGATATTGCCGATTTTAATAGGGCAATTTGTATTTAATCTTGATATTTCTACTCTTTGGGCGATGGGGGTTTTGGCTGTTGTGGGCCACTGCTTTTCGCCTTATTTGATGTTTGAAGGTGGCAAGGGGATTGCTACTGGGGCTGGAGTTTTGGCATATTTTTTACCAGTTGAGCTTATAATCGCAGTTACTGTATGGTTTATAACTGGTAAAGTGCTTAAAATATCTAGCTTAGCCTCGCTTTTTGCCCTACTAGCTATGGTGGTTTCATCATTTATATTGCATTATGATATGCCACATATCAATACTCATGCTCCAGTTTTGATAATTGCGTTTGTAGTGGTTTATAAGCATTTGCCAAATATTAAGCGTCTTCTTAGCGGTGCTGAAAGTAAGGTTATTTGA
- a CDS encoding beta-ketoacyl-ACP synthase III, producing the protein MIKASLISIGAYAPENILTNFDLEKMVDTSDEWIRKRTGIQERRIAKDEFTSDLGYKAALQALERSNLDKSDIDAIVCATITPDYFCMPSTACVIANKLGLKDITAFDISAACTGFIYLLDLAKSMIESGAKKNILIVGAEKTSTIMDWSDRSICILFGDGAGAAVISASNINPIIDVHTSSDGSKGDLLITPGCAIVNPANSHTIDNKLNFMKMSGNDVFKIAVNTLTKDVVDILEKNQISPDRVDLFIPHQANLRIIEAVKQRLNFSDSKCVVTVQKYGNTSSASIPMAMNEAYESGRLKNGSLMLLDAFGGGFTWGSALLHFGGE; encoded by the coding sequence ATGATTAAAGCTTCATTAATATCTATTGGAGCTTATGCTCCTGAGAATATTCTTACAAATTTCGATCTAGAAAAGATGGTAGATACTAGCGATGAGTGGATTAGAAAACGCACCGGTATCCAAGAGCGACGAATTGCTAAGGATGAATTTACAAGCGATCTTGGCTATAAAGCAGCTTTACAAGCTTTGGAGCGTTCAAATTTGGATAAAAGTGATATTGATGCTATTGTTTGTGCTACTATTACTCCAGATTATTTTTGTATGCCATCTACTGCGTGTGTGATTGCTAATAAGCTTGGATTAAAAGATATAACCGCATTTGATATAAGTGCGGCTTGTACGGGCTTTATCTATCTTTTAGACCTTGCTAAATCCATGATAGAAAGCGGCGCAAAGAAAAATATTTTAATAGTAGGTGCTGAAAAGACTAGCACTATTATGGATTGGAGCGATAGGAGTATTTGTATATTGTTTGGCGATGGTGCGGGGGCTGCTGTGATAAGTGCTTCTAACATTAATCCAATTATTGATGTTCATACCTCTAGCGATGGGAGTAAGGGAGATCTGCTTATAACTCCTGGGTGTGCTATAGTAAATCCAGCAAATAGCCATACTATTGATAATAAATTAAATTTTATGAAAATGTCTGGCAATGATGTCTTTAAAATTGCCGTAAATACCCTAACAAAAGATGTAGTTGATATTTTAGAAAAAAATCAAATTTCCCCTGATAGAGTTGATCTTTTTATTCCTCATCAAGCAAATTTAAGGATAATAGAAGCTGTGAAGCAAAGGTTAAATTTTAGTGATTCTAAGTGCGTTGTAACTGTGCAAAAATATGGCAATACAAGCTCGGCTTCTATACCTATGGCGATGAATGAGGCCTATGAGAGCGGTAGATTAAAAAATGGTTCATTAATGCTGCTTGATGCTTTTGGTGGTGGATTTACTTGGGGTTCAGCGTTACTTCATTTTGGTGGAGAGTAA
- the plsX gene encoding phosphate acyltransferase PlsX, with the protein MTKIAIDAMGGDFGAEPIIAGVIEALKLREFQAYLVGDEAKLRSLIPQKYLKFITFIQSSEIFAMDESATDVLKRKDSSIYKAVELVRNSECKAVVSAGHSGASMSLATLRIGRLKGISRPAIATLMPTTQTNKKTLVLDVGANVDCKAENLFEFAIMGYAYAKEIMKINNPKIGLLSNGEEDCKGNEITKEAFDMLKKLDSFIGNVEGNQIFDGSVDVIICDGFVGNILLKTSEGVASAITKIIKQNIKKSLLAIFGATLMKGVFKRLKNQIDYDEYGGAPLLGVKECVIISHGKSNPKAIKNAIFQALKFSESNINKVILDELTKFEK; encoded by the coding sequence ATGACAAAAATAGCAATTGACGCTATGGGCGGGGATTTTGGTGCTGAGCCGATTATAGCTGGAGTGATTGAGGCTTTAAAGCTAAGAGAATTTCAAGCTTATTTAGTTGGAGATGAAGCTAAGCTAAGATCCCTTATACCACAGAAGTATTTGAAATTTATAACCTTTATTCAATCTAGTGAAATCTTTGCTATGGATGAGAGTGCAACTGATGTGCTAAAACGCAAAGATAGTAGCATATATAAGGCCGTTGAGTTAGTGCGAAATAGTGAGTGCAAAGCCGTTGTATCTGCTGGTCATAGTGGTGCTAGTATGAGCTTAGCTACTTTGCGTATAGGAAGGCTTAAAGGTATTAGCAGGCCTGCTATTGCTACTTTAATGCCTACAACACAAACTAATAAAAAAACTCTTGTTTTAGATGTGGGCGCAAATGTAGATTGCAAGGCGGAAAATTTATTTGAATTTGCTATTATGGGTTATGCTTATGCTAAGGAGATTATGAAAATCAATAATCCCAAAATAGGCCTACTTAGTAATGGCGAAGAGGATTGTAAAGGAAATGAGATCACAAAAGAGGCATTTGATATGCTTAAAAAACTCGATAGTTTCATCGGAAATGTAGAGGGTAATCAAATTTTTGATGGGAGTGTTGATGTTATTATATGTGATGGTTTTGTCGGTAATATACTATTAAAAACTAGCGAAGGCGTAGCTAGTGCGATTACTAAAATTATTAAGCAGAATATCAAAAAGTCGCTACTTGCTATTTTTGGTGCGACGCTTATGAAGGGCGTTTTTAAAAGGCTTAAAAATCAGATTGATTATGATGAATATGGTGGTGCACCACTTTTGGGGGTTAAGGAGTGTGTGATTATAAGTCATGGCAAATCTAACCCAAAAGCCATAAAAAATGCAATTTTTCAAGCCCTAAAATTCTCAGAATCAAATATAAATAAGGTAATTTTAGATGAGCTTACAAAGTTTGAAAAATGA
- the rpmF gene encoding 50S ribosomal protein L32, which produces MAVPKRRVSHTRAAKRRTHYKVTLPMPVKDKDGSWKMPHRVNRTTGEY; this is translated from the coding sequence ATGGCAGTACCTAAGCGTAGAGTGAGTCATACTAGAGCAGCAAAACGCAGAACTCACTATAAAGTTACATTACCTATGCCTGTAAAAGACAAAGATGGCAGCTGGAAAATGCCTCATCGTGTAAATAGAACAACTGGCGAGTATTAA
- the ndk gene encoding nucleoside-diphosphate kinase translates to MEKTLSIIKPDATKKGVIGKIIDRFESNGLRIAAVKKLQLSVENAKKFYEVHASRPFYNDLVEFMTSGPVVVMVLEGENAVLKNRELMGATNPKEAAPGTIRADFADSIDANAVHGSDSLENAKIEIAFFFANTEIL, encoded by the coding sequence ATGGAAAAAACTCTATCGATAATCAAGCCTGACGCAACCAAAAAGGGTGTAATAGGTAAAATTATAGATAGATTCGAAAGCAATGGGCTTAGAATCGCAGCAGTTAAAAAACTGCAATTAAGCGTAGAAAACGCTAAAAAATTTTATGAAGTGCATGCTAGCAGACCATTTTATAATGACTTAGTTGAGTTTATGACTAGTGGTCCAGTAGTTGTAATGGTGCTTGAGGGCGAAAATGCAGTGCTTAAAAATAGGGAATTAATGGGTGCTACAAACCCTAAAGAGGCTGCACCTGGGACTATTAGAGCTGATTTTGCAGATAGCATTGATGCAAATGCAGTTCATGGTAGCGATAGCTTAGAAAATGCTAAAATCGAAATTGCGTTTTTCTTTGCTAATACAGAGATCCTTTAA
- a CDS encoding DUF362 domain-containing protein — translation MAVKITDICISCGSCIDECPVGAIVDDADNPTGEDAYYVYADKCVECVGHNDEPACANACPTDGCIVWSGVVSGQPSRSDIGEELRDGTNAVVA, via the coding sequence ATGGCGGTAAAAATTACTGATATTTGTATTAGTTGTGGTTCTTGTATTGATGAGTGCCCAGTAGGTGCAATTGTAGATGATGCAGATAACCCAACTGGCGAAGATGCGTATTATGTATATGCTGATAAATGCGTTGAGTGTGTAGGTCATAATGATGAGCCAGCCTGTGCAAACGCCTGTCCAACTGATGGTTGTATCGTGTGGAGCGGGGTGGTTTCAGGACAGCCAAGCAGAAGTGATATCGGCGAAGAGTTAAGAGATGGCACAAACGCGGTAGTAGCTTAA
- the motB gene encoding flagellar motor protein MotB: MAKKKKCPECPAGEKWAVPYADFLSLLLALFIALYAISAVNKAKVEALKTEFIKIFEFPDTKSLKESSKTSNSSKEFDSPSIAVQAQNQTSVNVNLNNERYKVTLDQAENQVAIDLPASIKFDYQSSKIYNPDMINFINIVAMIINKIPESVVVDIRGYADDFGDYETDYRLGIERAYSVFTMLANGGVESKRMRITSFGDSVNIINSDLKIAKIYFKIDVKDKALQKSVLDILSELK; this comes from the coding sequence ATGGCGAAGAAGAAAAAATGTCCAGAGTGTCCAGCAGGTGAGAAGTGGGCTGTGCCTTATGCAGATTTTCTCTCTTTGCTTTTGGCTCTTTTCATCGCACTTTATGCGATTTCAGCGGTGAATAAGGCTAAGGTTGAAGCACTTAAAACAGAGTTTATAAAGATATTTGAATTTCCAGATACCAAATCTCTTAAAGAAAGCAGCAAAACATCAAATAGCAGCAAGGAGTTTGATAGCCCTAGTATAGCGGTGCAGGCGCAAAATCAAACATCTGTAAATGTAAATTTAAATAATGAAAGATATAAAGTTACGCTAGATCAAGCTGAAAATCAAGTGGCAATTGATTTGCCAGCGAGTATTAAATTTGATTACCAAAGCTCCAAAATTTATAATCCAGATATGATAAACTTTATCAATATTGTAGCTATGATTATTAATAAAATTCCAGAATCGGTAGTGGTGGATATTAGAGGATATGCTGATGATTTTGGCGATTATGAGACTGATTATAGGCTAGGAATCGAGCGTGCTTATAGCGTATTTACAATGCTTGCAAATGGTGGTGTGGAGAGCAAGAGAATGAGAATTACATCATTTGGAGATAGTGTAAATATAATAAATAGTGATTTAAAAATTGCTAAAATATATTTTAAAATAGATGTTAAAGATAAGGCTTTGCAAAAATCAGTTTTAGATATACTTAGTGAGCTTAAGTAA
- the motA gene encoding flagellar motor stator protein MotA produces the protein MDLSTILGMVLAITSISVGDILEGGNPLHVLHISSVLIVIPTALFSAMTATNKKYIKAAFKELKVAFKGSGVDMGARITELVEYSTLARKNGILSLEQKAATIDDEFLKTGLSMLVDGQPIDEVKEHLELSIETTEEYYHECGHFWIRTGESCPTFGLVGAVMGLMLALQLLDNPAAMAAGIAGAFTATVTGIMGAYAFFGPWGMKIMGNAKDIVKEKVMILEALVGIAEGANPRSLEAKLFNFLDKNEPRNSQFN, from the coding sequence ATGGATCTTTCTACTATTTTAGGAATGGTGCTTGCTATTACGAGTATATCTGTGGGCGATATTTTAGAAGGTGGCAATCCTTTACATGTTTTACATATTAGTTCTGTTCTTATCGTTATTCCTACGGCTCTATTCTCAGCTATGACTGCAACAAATAAGAAATATATCAAAGCAGCTTTTAAGGAGCTTAAAGTTGCTTTTAAAGGCTCTGGAGTGGATATGGGTGCTAGGATTACTGAGCTTGTGGAGTATAGCACTTTAGCTAGGAAAAATGGAATTCTCTCACTAGAGCAAAAAGCTGCTACAATAGATGATGAATTTTTAAAAACCGGTCTTAGCATGCTAGTAGATGGTCAGCCTATTGATGAGGTTAAGGAGCATTTGGAGCTATCTATTGAGACAACTGAGGAGTATTATCATGAGTGTGGGCACTTTTGGATACGCACAGGTGAGAGTTGTCCGACATTTGGGCTAGTTGGTGCGGTTATGGGGCTTATGCTTGCACTTCAATTATTAGATAATCCTGCAGCTATGGCAGCTGGTATCGCTGGGGCATTTACAGCGACCGTTACGGGAATTATGGGGGCATACGCATTTTTTGGGCCTTGGGGAATGAAGATAATGGGAAATGCAAAGGATATAGTAAAAGAAAAAGTTATGATTTTAGAAGCGTTAGTAGGCATTGCTGAAGGGGCAAATCCAAGGAGCTTAGAGGCAAAATTATTTAACTTTTTAGACAAAAACGAACCAAGAAATTCACAATTTAATTAA
- the polA gene encoding DNA polymerase I has translation MKTLTIIDTFGFFFRLYYAMSGLKNADGKPSGMVHGFANFIANLKQEFHSDYIVFALDSGGKTFRNDIDPNYKANRTEAPKELKEQLPICIDMIEKMGLCSLRVEGYEADDIIASFIKNNPQEDLFIKVVTHDKDLYQLINNRVSIYSPAKKELYDRDGCYEKYGVYPEQIRDFLALTGDSADNIPGVKGIGDKGAKKLLDEFGNIENLYENLNQVRNERTKNLLFEGKENAIISKKLATLYDGLETPNLQNAKFPADNPLIKIQDILKEYSLNRLLATLDIDNTQKNLSFEPILITDESKLEEILQNIDGDTIIAFDTETTSVNAREAKIVGFSFCFNEQKSYYVPINHSYLGVPNMVSHKAALWAIKRIYSAFVIGHNLKYDFKIVLNNFNLNPPKNYADTMIMAWLDNPVASVGMDTLAKTLYDYDTIKFENVVKKGDNFASVELESAAKYAAEDAWITLKFYKTLSKKLSSDMLKIAYDVEFKFILTLLDMEDNGIAINRAKLRDLINQNEITLDMIKSEIYKLCEMKFNINSTKQLGEVLFNELKLPSKKSTKTGYSTDESVLKELIDAHPSIAKILEYRELYKLQSTYCEPILNLALNDENSRVYTSFIHTGTATGRLASKNPNLQNIPARGNYAKLFRSVFEAADGYTLLSLDYSQIELRLLAHFSGDSALISAFKSGKDIHAQSAINIFGELNDTNRSIAKSINFGLIYGMGVNKLSGDLGIDKKAAKEYIARYFEAFSSVKDYLQSIKDQAKSDGFVQTLLGRRRYFDFSSASAMQLAMYEREAVNTKFQGSAADIIKLAMLKIMEVLNEEKLLLQIHDELIFEVKDENVDEFSAKVANIMSSIVSLNVPLVVNYNAAKNWGELK, from the coding sequence GTGAAGACTCTGACGATAATTGATACTTTTGGATTTTTTTTTCGTCTTTATTATGCGATGAGTGGGCTAAAAAACGCAGATGGCAAACCAAGTGGAATGGTGCATGGATTTGCTAATTTCATAGCAAATTTAAAGCAGGAATTTCATAGTGATTATATAGTTTTTGCCCTTGATAGCGGTGGGAAGACCTTTAGAAATGATATAGATCCAAACTACAAAGCCAACCGCACAGAAGCACCAAAGGAGCTTAAAGAGCAGCTACCAATCTGTATTGATATGATCGAAAAGATGGGATTGTGTAGCTTAAGGGTTGAAGGATATGAGGCTGATGATATAATAGCAAGCTTTATCAAAAATAACCCACAAGAAGATCTATTTATCAAAGTTGTAACTCATGATAAGGATCTATATCAGCTAATTAATAATAGAGTAAGCATATATAGCCCAGCTAAAAAGGAGCTATATGATAGAGATGGTTGCTATGAGAAATATGGCGTGTATCCAGAGCAAATTCGTGATTTCTTAGCTCTTACAGGAGATAGTGCTGATAATATCCCAGGGGTTAAGGGCATTGGCGATAAGGGGGCTAAAAAGCTCTTAGATGAGTTTGGTAATATTGAGAATTTATATGAAAATTTAAATCAAGTCCGCAATGAAAGAACTAAAAATTTGCTATTTGAGGGCAAGGAAAATGCCATTATATCTAAAAAATTAGCCACCTTATACGATGGCCTTGAGACTCCAAATTTACAAAATGCCAAATTCCCAGCAGATAATCCGCTAATTAAAATCCAAGATATATTAAAAGAGTATTCGCTAAATAGGCTTTTAGCCACTCTTGATATTGATAATACGCAAAAAAATTTAAGCTTTGAGCCTATTTTGATAACTGATGAGAGTAAGCTTGAAGAAATTTTACAAAATATCGATGGTGATACCATTATCGCATTTGATACTGAGACAACTAGCGTAAATGCAAGGGAGGCTAAGATAGTTGGATTTAGCTTTTGCTTTAATGAGCAAAAGAGCTATTATGTCCCTATAAACCATAGCTACTTAGGTGTCCCAAATATGGTAAGTCACAAGGCGGCTTTGTGGGCTATAAAGCGGATTTATTCAGCCTTTGTGATAGGCCATAATCTAAAATATGATTTTAAAATTGTATTAAATAATTTTAACTTAAATCCGCCAAAAAATTATGCTGATACGATGATAATGGCGTGGTTAGATAATCCTGTAGCTAGTGTGGGTATGGATACTTTAGCTAAAACGCTTTATGATTATGATACGATTAAATTTGAAAATGTGGTAAAAAAGGGAGATAATTTTGCTAGTGTGGAGCTAGAGAGTGCGGCAAAATATGCGGCTGAAGATGCTTGGATAACTTTGAAATTTTACAAAACGCTTAGTAAAAAACTAAGCAGCGATATGCTAAAAATTGCTTATGATGTGGAGTTTAAATTTATCCTGACCTTGCTTGATATGGAAGATAACGGCATAGCCATAAATAGAGCAAAATTAAGGGATTTAATAAACCAAAATGAGATCACGCTTGATATGATTAAAAGCGAAATTTATAAGCTTTGTGAGATGAAATTTAATATCAACTCCACAAAGCAACTTGGCGAAGTGCTATTTAATGAGTTAAAACTCCCAAGTAAAAAAAGTACCAAAACAGGATATAGCACCGATGAAAGCGTGCTTAAAGAGCTTATTGACGCTCACCCATCTATAGCTAAAATTTTAGAATACAGAGAGCTTTATAAGCTCCAAAGCACATATTGTGAGCCTATTTTAAATTTAGCCTTAAATGATGAAAATAGCAGGGTTTATACTAGTTTTATCCACACTGGCACAGCCACTGGACGCCTAGCTAGTAAAAATCCAAATTTACAAAATATCCCCGCTCGTGGAAATTACGCTAAGCTATTTAGATCTGTTTTTGAAGCAGCAGATGGATATACTCTTTTAAGCTTGGATTACTCTCAAATCGAGCTTAGACTTTTGGCTCATTTTAGTGGTGATAGTGCCTTAATATCGGCTTTTAAAAGTGGCAAGGATATACACGCCCAATCAGCAATCAATATATTTGGCGAGTTAAATGATACAAACCGAAGTATCGCAAAATCCATAAATTTTGGTTTGATTTATGGAATGGGGGTTAATAAATTAAGTGGTGATTTAGGTATAGATAAAAAGGCTGCTAAGGAGTATATCGCTAGATATTTTGAAGCTTTTAGTAGTGTTAAGGATTATTTACAAAGTATTAAAGATCAAGCCAAAAGCGATGGATTTGTCCAAACCTTGCTTGGCAGAAGAAGGTATTTTGACTTCTCTAGTGCTTCGGCCATGCAGCTTGCAATGTATGAAAGGGAGGCTGTGAATACTAAATTTCAAGGCAGTGCGGCTGATATTATCAAGCTTGCAATGCTAAAAATTATGGAAGTTTTAAATGAAGAGAAGTTGCTTTTACAAATTCATGATGAGTTAATCTTTGAGGTTAAAGATGAAAATGTAGATGAATTTAGCGCCAAGGTGGCAAATATTATGAGTAGTATAGTTAGCTTAAATGTGCCTTTGGTGGTAAATTATAATGCGGCTAAAAACTGGGGCGAACTTAAATAA
- a CDS encoding 16S rRNA (uracil(1498)-N(3))-methyltransferase yields MKFIYHKGAGSENLKIDGDGFSHLKALRLSEGKRVDVRNLKDGYSYIYEISTIDRHVATLLLIFKSLILPMEHKFELAWAVVDSSVIEKSLPSLNELGVGRLNLVYCEFSQRNIKLNLERFERILISSSQQCGRNYLMEISIFHSVDELLSYKKDIALIDFGGENLDNYKMDYMLFVGPEGGFSQSEREKITMKFALNSPYILRSNTAIVSVASRFLI; encoded by the coding sequence ATGAAATTTATCTATCACAAGGGTGCTGGGAGCGAAAATCTTAAGATTGATGGCGATGGATTTAGCCATTTAAAGGCTCTTAGATTGAGCGAGGGCAAGAGAGTTGATGTTAGAAATTTAAAAGATGGCTATAGCTATATCTATGAAATTTCTACTATAGATAGGCATGTGGCTACTCTCTTGCTGATTTTTAAATCTCTTATTTTGCCTATGGAGCATAAATTTGAACTAGCCTGGGCTGTTGTCGATAGTAGCGTGATAGAAAAGAGTTTGCCAAGCTTAAATGAGCTAGGTGTGGGGCGATTGAATTTAGTATATTGTGAGTTTTCTCAAAGAAATATTAAGTTAAATTTGGAGCGATTTGAGCGGATTTTAATCAGTAGCTCACAGCAGTGCGGTAGAAACTATTTGATGGAAATTTCAATTTTTCATAGCGTTGATGAGCTTTTGAGTTATAAAAAAGATATTGCGTTGATTGATTTTGGTGGGGAAAATTTAGATAATTATAAGATGGATTATATGCTTTTTGTAGGGCCTGAGGGTGGATTTAGCCAAAGCGAAAGGGAGAAAATAACTATGAAATTCGCATTAAATTCTCCATATATTCTTCGCTCAAATACCGCTATTGTTAGCGTTGCAAGTAGGTTTTTAATATAA